One stretch of Oryzias latipes chromosome 7, ASM223467v1 DNA includes these proteins:
- the LOC101155928 gene encoding myosin-binding protein H isoform X2, producing MPGKPAPIKKSAAKKAAEKASEPAPEPEPTPVEPPPAEAPSSETTAEAAPVAEEETPPAAPAEETPADQESAPAAPAVVEEPPKAPTPPPPAVPTSAPLDVSVHDVNDSSLTIKWQAPETIGDSGLNGYTVEYCKDGTTDWVVANEELTQADHFCIKNLTIGDLLHVRVVAVNPGGRSEPGTLPQAVPIREVIDRPKIRLPRALRSRYVKKVGEQINLVIPFIGKPKPVVSWLKDGQPLDTKRVNIRNSDRDSILFIRGAQREDSGVYEMSLKVDSFEDKAPITLQIVDLPGPPTSVKLVDSWGFNAALEWTPPKDNGNTDITGYTVQKADRKTGDWFTVLEHYHRLTATITDLVMGNSYCFRVFAENQVGISEQSAVTKEVATIQKTGIHYKPPEYQERDFSEAPKFTTPLLDRAATVGYTTKLLCSVRGSPKPKIEWLKNQMVIGDDPKFRQISNQGICSLEIRKPCSFDGGVYTCRAKNEQGEATVSCKLEVKQVVIPEVNKEKGK from the exons ATGCCAGGCAAACCTGCTCCCATCAAGAAATCAGCAGCCAAGAAAGCTGCAGAGAAGGCATCTGAGCCGGCTCCGGAGCCCGAGCCCACCCCCGTAGAGCCTCCACCAGCTGAGGCTCCATCTTCTGAGACCACAGCTGAAGCCGCTCCAGTGGCTGAGGAGGAAACacctccagctgccccagcagaGGAAACCCCTGCGGATCAGGAAAGTGCTCCAG CTGCTCCAGCTGTGGTCGAGGAGCCACCCAAGGCCCCCACACCTCCACCTCCTGCAG TCCCCACCAGTGCCCCTCTGGATGTCTCCGTGCATGATGTCAATGACTCCAGCCTCACCATTAAGTGGCAAGCACCCGAGACTATTGGAGACTCTGGCCTGAATGGTTACACTGTGGAATACTGCAAAGATGGAA CAACAGACTGGGTTGTGGCAAACGAGGAGCTGACCCAAGCTGACCACTTCTGCATCAAGAACCTGACAATTGGAGACCTGCTTCATGTTCGCGTGGTGGCCGTAAACCCTGGTGGCCGCAGTGAGCCTGGGACGCTTCCACAGGCCGTCCCCATTCGAGAGGTTATCG ACCGCCCAAAGATCCGCCTGCCTCGAGCTCTTAGATCCCGCTATGTGAAGAAGGTCGGCGAGCAGATCAACCTTGTCATCCCATTTATT GGAAAGCCCAAGCCTGTGGTTTCCTGGTTGAAGGATGGTCAGCCTTTGGACACAAAAAGAGTGAACATCAGGAACAGTGACCGTGACAGCATCCTGTTCATTCGCGGCGCTCAGAGGGAGGACTCTGGGGTTTATGAGATGTCTTTGAAAGTGGATAGCTTTGAGGACAAAGCTCCCATCACCCTGCAGATCGTCG ACCTGCCTGGCCCTCCAACCAGTGTGAAACTGGTGGACTCCTGGGGCTTCAACGCTGCTTTGGAGTGGACTCCTCCCAAGGACAACGGCAACACAGACATCACTGGATATACTGTTCAGAAAGCCGACAGGAAGACTGGG GATTGGTTCACTGTGCTGGAACACTACCACAGGCTAACCGCCACCATCACGGACCTCGTCATGGGCAACTCGTACTGCTTCAGAGTTTTTGCTGAGAACCAAGTGGGCATCAGTGAGCAGAGCGCTGTCACCAAAGAGGTTGCTACAATTCAGAAAACAG GAATCCACTACAAACCTCCTGAGTACCAGGAACGCGACTTCTCTGAGGCTCCCAAGTTCACCACCCCTCTTCTGGACCGAGCTGCCACCGTGGGATATACCACCAAGCTGCTGTGCTCTGTTCGGGGAAGCCCAAAG CCAAAGATTGAGTGGTTGAAGAATCAGATGGTCATCGGTGATGACCCTAAGTTTCGTCAAATATCCAACCAGGGCATCTGCTCCCTGGAGATCAGGAAGCCATGCAGCTTCGATGGTGGTGTGTACACCTGCCGAGCAAAGAACGAGCAGGGAGAGGCCACTGTTTCCTGCAAACTAGAAGTCAaac AAGTTGTTATTCCAGAAGTTAATAAAGAAAAGGGCAAATAA
- the LOC101155928 gene encoding myosin-binding protein H-like isoform X1 produces the protein MPGKPAPIKKSAAKKAAEKASEPAPEPEPTPVEPPPAEAPSSETTAEAAPVAEEETPPAAPAEETPADQESAPATAPAFEDSAVTPATEAPADAAPAVVEEPPKAPTPPPPAVPTSAPLDVSVHDVNDSSLTIKWQAPETIGDSGLNGYTVEYCKDGTTDWVVANEELTQADHFCIKNLTIGDLLHVRVVAVNPGGRSEPGTLPQAVPIREVIDRPKIRLPRALRSRYVKKVGEQINLVIPFIGKPKPVVSWLKDGQPLDTKRVNIRNSDRDSILFIRGAQREDSGVYEMSLKVDSFEDKAPITLQIVDLPGPPTSVKLVDSWGFNAALEWTPPKDNGNTDITGYTVQKADRKTGDWFTVLEHYHRLTATITDLVMGNSYCFRVFAENQVGISEQSAVTKEVATIQKTGIHYKPPEYQERDFSEAPKFTTPLLDRAATVGYTTKLLCSVRGSPKPKIEWLKNQMVIGDDPKFRQISNQGICSLEIRKPCSFDGGVYTCRAKNEQGEATVSCKLEVKQVVIPEVNKEKGK, from the exons ATGCCAGGCAAACCTGCTCCCATCAAGAAATCAGCAGCCAAGAAAGCTGCAGAGAAGGCATCTGAGCCGGCTCCGGAGCCCGAGCCCACCCCCGTAGAGCCTCCACCAGCTGAGGCTCCATCTTCTGAGACCACAGCTGAAGCCGCTCCAGTGGCTGAGGAGGAAACacctccagctgccccagcagaGGAAACCCCTGCGGATCAGGAAAGTGCTCCAG CTACAGCTCCTGCCTTTGAAGACAGCGCGGTCACTCCAGCAACAGAAGCTCCAGCAGACG CTGCTCCAGCTGTGGTCGAGGAGCCACCCAAGGCCCCCACACCTCCACCTCCTGCAG TCCCCACCAGTGCCCCTCTGGATGTCTCCGTGCATGATGTCAATGACTCCAGCCTCACCATTAAGTGGCAAGCACCCGAGACTATTGGAGACTCTGGCCTGAATGGTTACACTGTGGAATACTGCAAAGATGGAA CAACAGACTGGGTTGTGGCAAACGAGGAGCTGACCCAAGCTGACCACTTCTGCATCAAGAACCTGACAATTGGAGACCTGCTTCATGTTCGCGTGGTGGCCGTAAACCCTGGTGGCCGCAGTGAGCCTGGGACGCTTCCACAGGCCGTCCCCATTCGAGAGGTTATCG ACCGCCCAAAGATCCGCCTGCCTCGAGCTCTTAGATCCCGCTATGTGAAGAAGGTCGGCGAGCAGATCAACCTTGTCATCCCATTTATT GGAAAGCCCAAGCCTGTGGTTTCCTGGTTGAAGGATGGTCAGCCTTTGGACACAAAAAGAGTGAACATCAGGAACAGTGACCGTGACAGCATCCTGTTCATTCGCGGCGCTCAGAGGGAGGACTCTGGGGTTTATGAGATGTCTTTGAAAGTGGATAGCTTTGAGGACAAAGCTCCCATCACCCTGCAGATCGTCG ACCTGCCTGGCCCTCCAACCAGTGTGAAACTGGTGGACTCCTGGGGCTTCAACGCTGCTTTGGAGTGGACTCCTCCCAAGGACAACGGCAACACAGACATCACTGGATATACTGTTCAGAAAGCCGACAGGAAGACTGGG GATTGGTTCACTGTGCTGGAACACTACCACAGGCTAACCGCCACCATCACGGACCTCGTCATGGGCAACTCGTACTGCTTCAGAGTTTTTGCTGAGAACCAAGTGGGCATCAGTGAGCAGAGCGCTGTCACCAAAGAGGTTGCTACAATTCAGAAAACAG GAATCCACTACAAACCTCCTGAGTACCAGGAACGCGACTTCTCTGAGGCTCCCAAGTTCACCACCCCTCTTCTGGACCGAGCTGCCACCGTGGGATATACCACCAAGCTGCTGTGCTCTGTTCGGGGAAGCCCAAAG CCAAAGATTGAGTGGTTGAAGAATCAGATGGTCATCGGTGATGACCCTAAGTTTCGTCAAATATCCAACCAGGGCATCTGCTCCCTGGAGATCAGGAAGCCATGCAGCTTCGATGGTGGTGTGTACACCTGCCGAGCAAAGAACGAGCAGGGAGAGGCCACTGTTTCCTGCAAACTAGAAGTCAaac AAGTTGTTATTCCAGAAGTTAATAAAGAAAAGGGCAAATAA